The Halogranum gelatinilyticum genome includes a window with the following:
- a CDS encoding ABC transporter permease, translating into MSLSRFLLKRSLQGLFVIWGVVTVVFGLRFISPGDPANVLLPPDVDPEVRQQVVRELGLNQPLYIQYAEFIAGIPVGDLGLSLTTRTPVLARVLARLPATLELAIAATVVAVVIAIPLGVVSATRRHEPADYGATVFSLLGISTPNFWLGVMLIIVLAVQLNLFPTSQRPVGLDTALAQIATLQFAAGFDDLVTWAWHITLPAITLGTYFTALITRLTRSGMLDELGKSYVRASRAKGLPETLVRYKHVLRNTLIPIITVVGLQIGTLIGGAVITEAVFAWPGLGTLIIDSINARDWPVLQGSLIIVAVGFVVVNILVDALYAYVNPQVAFD; encoded by the coding sequence ATGTCACTGTCCCGGTTCCTGCTCAAGCGGTCGCTTCAGGGCCTCTTCGTCATCTGGGGGGTCGTGACTGTCGTGTTCGGTCTCCGGTTCATCTCGCCGGGTGACCCGGCGAACGTCCTGCTCCCGCCCGACGTGGACCCTGAGGTCCGCCAACAGGTCGTCCGGGAACTCGGGCTGAACCAGCCGCTGTACATCCAGTACGCCGAGTTCATCGCCGGCATCCCCGTCGGTGACCTCGGGCTGTCGCTGACGACACGGACACCCGTGTTGGCGCGTGTGCTAGCGAGACTGCCAGCGACGCTCGAACTCGCCATCGCCGCGACGGTCGTCGCGGTCGTCATCGCCATCCCGCTCGGGGTCGTCAGCGCGACGCGACGCCACGAGCCTGCGGACTACGGCGCGACGGTGTTCTCCCTGCTCGGCATCTCGACGCCGAACTTCTGGCTCGGCGTGATGCTCATCATCGTGCTCGCGGTGCAGTTGAACCTGTTCCCGACGAGCCAGCGGCCCGTCGGTCTCGACACGGCACTCGCACAGATCGCGACGTTACAGTTCGCGGCCGGATTCGACGACCTGGTGACGTGGGCGTGGCATATCACACTCCCGGCGATCACGCTGGGGACGTACTTCACCGCGCTCATCACACGGCTCACACGGAGCGGGATGCTCGACGAACTCGGGAAGTCCTACGTTCGCGCGTCGCGAGCGAAGGGCCTCCCCGAGACGCTCGTCCGCTACAAGCACGTGCTGCGGAACACGCTCATCCCCATCATCACCGTCGTCGGCCTGCAGATCGGGACGCTCATCGGTGGGGCGGTCATCACCGAAGCGGTGTTCGCGTGGCCCGGACTCGGGACGCTCATCATCGACAGTATCAACGCCCGCGACTGGCCGGTGCTCCAGGGGTCGCTCATCATCGTCGCCGTCGGCTTCGTGGTCGTGAACATCCTCGTCGACGCGCTCTACGCGTACGTCAACCCACAGGTGGCGTTCGACTGA